A region of Pyxidicoccus parkwaysis DNA encodes the following proteins:
- a CDS encoding serine/threonine protein kinase, protein MKGDNVLVRASDGQVFLTDFGSGSYVGAAMLTSPPFPPGTQPYRSPEAWRSVRLPFKLSDPPYAPGPADDVFALGMTAYRLVTDDYPPIPAMLEEVSHLWGPEGTGPVPPIGVNARCCEELSRLVTRMLSVRPEARGGAGELAELLEQAARGAGPEADVPLFTRKDVPAEEARSVPGQGRGPAPLSRLMAAASLGAAMALGVVWMLSARPHEMREQGHASAIEEAKDGGTVALGDTALTAPVSPHQAPSALSVIAVEPPPKPLPGQMRPDAAGRCPRSSWIPIHGGCWMKVDVSLEDCEENYRLYVHKGACYSPVFPPPRPATSGPTERSGDDTP, encoded by the coding sequence GTGAAGGGCGACAACGTGCTGGTGCGCGCCTCGGACGGACAGGTCTTCCTGACCGACTTCGGCTCCGGCAGTTACGTCGGCGCCGCGATGCTCACGTCGCCGCCATTTCCGCCGGGGACGCAGCCCTACCGCTCACCGGAGGCATGGCGCTCCGTGCGTCTTCCCTTCAAGCTGTCGGACCCGCCCTATGCGCCCGGGCCGGCCGATGACGTCTTCGCGTTGGGGATGACCGCATATCGGCTGGTGACTGACGACTACCCACCCATCCCCGCGATGCTGGAGGAGGTGAGCCACCTCTGGGGCCCGGAGGGGACGGGCCCGGTGCCTCCCATTGGCGTCAATGCCCGCTGCTGCGAGGAGTTGAGCAGGCTTGTGACACGGATGCTCTCCGTACGCCCCGAAGCGCGTGGCGGTGCCGGTGAACTGGCGGAGCTGCTGGAGCAGGCCGCGCGTGGAGCAGGGCCTGAAGCGGACGTGCCGCTCTTCACCCGGAAGGACGTTCCTGCCGAGGAGGCACGAAGCGTCCCAGGACAGGGCAGGGGACCTGCCCCGTTGTCCCGACTCATGGCCGCCGCAAGCCTGGGGGCCGCCATGGCGCTTGGAGTCGTGTGGATGCTGAGCGCGAGGCCTCACGAGATGCGCGAACAGGGCCATGCATCCGCCATCGAAGAGGCGAAGGATGGCGGCACCGTCGCGCTCGGCGATACCGCACTGACGGCTCCGGTGTCTCCTCATCAGGCTCCGTCAGCCTTGTCTGTCATTGCCGTGGAGCCACCGCCCAAGCCCCTTCCAGGGCAGATGCGGCCCGATGCGGCTGGCCGCTGTCCTCGCAGCTCGTGGATCCCCATCCATGGCGGATGCTGGATGAAGGTGGACGTGAGCCTGGAGGACTGTGAGGAGAACTATAGGCTCTACGTGCACAAAGGCGCGTGTTACAGCCCGGTCTTCCCACCTCCGCGCCCCGCCACCTCGGGGCCCACGGAGCGCTCTGGCGACGACACTCCGTAG
- a CDS encoding DUF2855 family protein codes for MVRIECWYRRRRARPPSGSRTPIARGANARSWFGLTSPGSVAFLERLGLYDRLVTYDAIPSLAAAPSVLVDIAGNPEVIHALGERLERVIIVGKAHWDAASGFGGGGGRPKREAFFAPGRIARRSADWGGDQLRERVSESWSAFLAIMRDAVRIDLRHGADGALAAYREAVAGSADPRSGVLIAIP; via the coding sequence ATGGTGCGAATCGAGTGCTGGTATCGGCGGCGTCGAGCAAGACCGCCATCGGGCTCGCGCACGCCTATCGCGCGCGGAGCGAACGCGCGGAGCTGGTTCGGGCTCACGTCGCCGGGAAGCGTCGCGTTCCTCGAACGGCTCGGCCTCTACGACAGGTTGGTCACGTACGATGCAATCCCCAGCCTCGCCGCGGCGCCGAGCGTGCTGGTCGACATCGCCGGCAATCCCGAGGTGATTCACGCGCTGGGAGAAAGGCTCGAGCGGGTCATCATCGTCGGCAAGGCACACTGGGACGCGGCGTCCGGCTTCGGCGGAGGCGGCGGTAGACCCAAGCGCGAAGCCTTCTTCGCGCCCGGCCGCATCGCCAGGCGTTCGGCGGACTGGGGCGGAGATCAGCTTCGCGAGCGCGTCAGCGAGAGCTGGTCCGCCTTCCTCGCCATCATGCGCGACGCGGTGCGAATCGACCTGCGCCACGGGGCTGATGGCGCGCTTGCCGCCTATCGCGAGGCGGTGGCAGGTAGCGCCGATCCCCGCAGCGGTGTGCTCATCGCCATTCCATAG